The following proteins are encoded in a genomic region of Anomaloglossus baeobatrachus isolate aAnoBae1 chromosome 6, aAnoBae1.hap1, whole genome shotgun sequence:
- the CABYR gene encoding calcium-binding tyrosine phosphorylation-regulated protein isoform X2, with product MDFKDLVEEFQRRQGEMDQEILWTFHEHTDFNYSHPKVNSQHRKKISPSQSPEDRECLSYMRDPPSCNMQPTSPENELPDEDKLVTSSPYASDGSNNHKTKHSWNEQDGITTSPIPCGRTKSNTENRMQSFRLQEDPMCFSQSAQEGYEQMSDSPSITYLAVTKSIPSFAANRKVQHNIFVEDPEEREMIDAPSITHLAMAKSIPSFAHRKAKNYILTDVPEEEKTLNDVEYITHLAEVKIPSVTAGRNERDGNPVDVPKKEQWKMCDALSRTHLAQAKSIVTFAEPRKVTGKETAASKSSSVMGGLNQRKYSWVKTAQDEERQTIQD from the coding sequence GTGAGATGGACCAAGAAATCCTGTGGACATTTCATGAACATACAGATTTCAATTATTCACACCCAAAAGTGAATTCACAGCATAGAAAAAAAATATCACCGAGCCAAAGCCCAGAAGACAGGGAATGCCTATCATATATGAGGGATCCGCCATCATGCAATATGCAGCCCACATCTCCAGAAAATGAGCTTCCAGATGAAGACAAGCTCGTGACCAGTTCTCCATATGCCAGCGATGGTTCTAATAACCATAAAACCAAGCACTCCTGGAATGAGCAGGATGGGATTACCACATCGCCCATCCCCTGTGGTAGAACCAAGTCAAACACTGAAAATCGCATGCAGAGCTTCCGCTTACAAGAAGATCCCATGTGTTTCTCACAGTCCGCTCAAGAGGGTTATGAGCAGATGAGTGACTCGCCATCGATAACTTACCTTGCTGTGACAAAGTCTATTCCCTCCTTTGCTGCAAATAGAAAGGTACAACATAACATCTTTGTAGAAGATCCAGAGGAAAGGGAAATGATTGATGCACCATCTATCACTCATCTTGCTATGGCAAAGTCTATACCCTCATTTGCTCATAGAAAGGCCAAAAATTACATTCTTACAGATGTTCCAGAGGAAGAGAAGACTCTAAATGATGTGGAATATATCACTCATCTTGCTGAGGTAAAGATACCATCAGTTACTGCAGGTAGAAATGAGAGAGATGGAAATCCTGTTGACGTTCCAAAAAAAGAACAGTGGAAAATGTGTGATGCACTATCTAGAACGCACCTTGCTCAGGCAAAGTCTATAGTTACCTTTGCTGAACCTAGAAAGGTCACTGGTAAAGAAACTGCTGCCTCCAAATCTTCATCTGTTATGGGCGGGCTGAATCAGAGAAAGTATTCGTGGGTCAAGACAGCTCAGGATGAAGAACGTCAGACCATCCAAGATTAA